GCCGCTTGCGGCGTCGTTGCCCCGCGCGCTGCCGAGCGTGCCGTAGCAGTGCACGATCCACGTCCGGCCCGACCCCGGGTCGCGTGCCACAGGGAATCCACGCCACCACCCTGTCTCGGCAGCGTAGACGTCGCGGTCTGGTGAGGGCGCAAGCGACATCGCCGGGTCGATCGCTCGATCGAACTCGGCCGGCAGCGTCCGCTTCGCCTTCTCGACGGGGCGCCGTCGGTCGCCCTCGGCCGCATCACCCCACTGCACGACGTAGTTGTCCTGCACGCGGTTGATCGTGAGCCCGTCGAAGTAGCTCTCGCGCACGAGCGCCTTCACGTTGGCGGCGTGCGCCGGCGCGAACTCCGGTGCGAGCTCGATGACGACCCGGCCGCTGTCGAGCTCGAGGTAGAGCGTCTGCTCCGGATCGAGCGGCCGCCAGTCGGCATCGGTCGCCGCGGCCAGTACCGACGCCGGGGTGAGTGGCCCCTCCGACGCCCTGGACGCCTGCTGCGCCCACGCGCCACCAGGGGCGCTGGTGGCGAGGGCCACGAAGAGAAATGACGCGACCCGGTCGAGACGTCCCGGAA
The nucleotide sequence above comes from Acidobacteriota bacterium. Encoded proteins:
- a CDS encoding peptidylprolyl isomerase, which produces MSSRVIPGRLDRVASFLFVALATSAPGGAWAQQASRASEGPLTPASVLAAATDADWRPLDPEQTLYLELDSGRVVIELAPEFAPAHAANVKALVRESYFDGLTINRVQDNYVVQWGDAAEGDRRRPVEKAKRTLPAEFDRAIDPAMSLAPSPDRDVYAAETGWWRGFPVARDPGSGRTWIVHCYGTLGSARGNDAASGGGTQLFVVIGHAPRHLDRNDTAFGRVVRGIELLSTLPRGTGPLGTYERADQRVPIRRVRVAADVPAADRAAIEVLRTDTPTFASYVEARRTRAEEWFKHRAGRIEVCNVPVPTR